The DNA sequence GGCTTGTTGGAACTGGTCATGAAAATCCATCATAGGTAAGTATATCTTTACAGTAACAAGGTTTTGGTTAGTTCATCAAAGGAGGGATACGTTCTTGTCTGTTGCATATTGTAAAATTCCACTcagaaaaacaaatatctaAACAGTGAATATTAACACGAAGAAAGCAAGTCAAAAggtagcttttaaagaaaagatTGTTCCgtgccaaaatgaaatagaaGATCCCCTACCCAGAAAAGGATTTGATTTCTGAAAAATCTAACTGAAGTAAAAACAGGTTAGTCTACGAAATTTCCGAAGAAAGTGTCAAGCACGGAATTTCTTCTTGCTCCGGAACTTGGGACTGCTTCCTGCTAAGCCTAAAGGCTCATAAAGACATCAGTGAGCCTCAGGCCAAAGAAGTGTCCCTGAAAATCCCTGCTTACGAAATTGATGCTAAGATGGCAAGATTGCACGATCGGTTAGCTTCTCTAGATGAATTTGAGTACATTGctcaaatcaagttcaacgagatcaAGACATGAGACTTAGTGAAACAAAAGACTAGCTAAGAAAATGAATAGAATTGACTTTGAGAgagagtaagtcgtagactgccgTTTGTTCAGGAGGAGCATCTTAGTATGAACAGAGAAGAGGATAGTCGCGCTGAGTGCGCCCATCCCATGTCTGTCGCAACTtgtgactttcagagtcccttTTTGTTCCATCATGCTTTCAGCTTGACtttctcatgacgatgctgtagttcgtatacatgccctTGTGAGAAGGCAAAAGGGGAACTTGTGCCTTGTCAAAAAAGTAGAATAATAGCATCGCAAgagaaaaggttttttttaaggaCATGGGATGGTTACAACTGTTGAGATCAGGAGACTagagattttcaaaatttttggTGTTGAAGCTtcaaacgggaagaggcaaaGGTCTTTCGTCATTTGGGAGACCGGCTGCGGCGAGTATACTGACGAAACCGGGCAATTAGGTCAGTTTTGGACATCAATGAAAAGTcaggacgaggaggaagaggaggggtAGGCGAAAATGTACGGGCATTTTGTGGGAAACGAGGACGTTTTGCATGGCTTGTTGACGGTGGTTGGGCATTATGACGGCGTGGCGTGGGCCCTTGTTTACCGGGTGGCGTCTTTGAACGGGATGGATTGTGTTGTCGGAAGTCCGGGTGACCTGATGATGTGATGCAAGGGTGATTGGGGTTTGACACAAAAGAGGACCATTGTTGGGTTTGTGGGCGATAAGTCTTATGGGCTCTCACTGAAGTGTAACTGTTTGTTGTAGTGGCCAGTAGGGGTGGCTAGGTGGGGGGGTCGATTGTTGAACGGGCCGTCTAGCCGGAGGAAGGGGAGGCAGAGTCTTTGGTAAAGGCAAAGGCGTTGGGAGCTGGGGAGGGGTGGATTGGCCGTGGTGCCTCTAGGAGGAGACTGACACCTGGGAGGAGTCTGTGGATGAGGAGGTGGCGATTGTCGAGGAGCTGTGGAAGATGGCTGGTCGTTTTGAGCAAGGGAAAGAAGTTCCGCCGCCTCACCAgggtcaaaatgaatgactaATCCCTCGTTTGACGTGAGCCTGCAGGGTGTTCGGTTGATGATCCCGTGGACAATCCAGCAACCCTCCATATAGACTTCGCAGCCAGACTTGTGAAGGGAAAAAGAGGTCATGCTGCTGTAACGAGAATGAGATAGTGGTGAAATTCAAACAGCCACGGGATAATCAGGAAGAGGGAGTTCTGAAATCATGCCACTGCGAATGTAGATCCAGCAGCAAACGAAGGTGAGAGCCATTGATGATGAAACGGATACtgcaagaaaaatgccataCACATTGTATTGAGACCGACGAAAGAGGAGTCGGATTGTATAGTCGAAGTAGGGGACGAAAACAGAAGGTGAGAAATGATGCGAGGAGTGAGGGAAGATGCATTCATGAGAAATGAGTTGCCAACGGGGGACAAGGAGCCAAACGGAAGTTGTACTTTAGAAGCACTCTGTACCTCTAGACCAGGGGTTCTTAACCTTCGAATGATTCCAGACCCCCAATGGATTGTCCAATATGGTACCATACCCCCTTCACTTGACTGTTGAAATAATTATTACCAATCCTATTATTTGCCAGTATGTCTTCCAAATATGTCAGTACCTTGAATATCCTGTACTTTAGATATGGATTGCGAGGAATAGAACATGAAAAAATCATAAGCATTGATCATTTTATTACATTTCTagtgaaaacaaaattaaagtTACAGTCCATTTTTATtacacaaaagaaaaaagagaaaataaatgtaatttttttttccaaaatcgaCAACATAAAACATACTTTTACTAGCCTAGTGAGATATTTGCTGTTGTTTTTATGCAATCAAAACATCGAATCGTGGTACAGTTGCTGACAAAGCTACTCGCATGTCATCTGACACATCAAGTCTATTTCTCCACTTTGATTTCATATTTAATAATGCAGAGAATCCTATTTCACAGAGATACGTGGTTGTGAAGGGAACCAAAACGTTCATTGCTCTCATTGCCAAGCTTGGGTAAGCTGAGATTTGTTCACACCAAAACTGCTTGACATCCATCCCAGCCCTTTCGAAATCAGCTTTCTTTCTTGGGTCCTCTTGGAATTCAATGAAATCATCCTTTGCTAAATCGTTATCACTCAGTCTCGATACATCAAATGAGAAAGGGTTTTGTATCCAAACCGATTCCATGCAAAGATCATTAGTATCTGAAAAGTAACCCTCAAAATTTGTACTTAGAATTTCCAAATGATTCTTGACTTCTTGAAGTATTTCTACAGGTAGTGTTTTACCATCTTTAGTAAGGATATTGTCAAGGTTTGGAAAGTTTGCCAGGTTACCACTTTCAACACGGCGACACCAGATGGGTAATTTCCTTGTGAATGCGACGACTTTGCCCCTGGCTTGAATGATGTCCACATCCCTTCCTTGCATTGATGTGTTCAAATCATTGAGAAGACTGAAAATATCAGCCAAATATCCCAGGCTAACAATGAAATGTTCATCTTCAAAGTGCTTTGCTAGAGGGGATTGTTGATGCTTGAGAAATTCGAGAATTTCATCCTGAAGTTCCACTACACGTGTGAGAACACTGCCACGACTCAGCCAACGTACCTCTGTGTGGTACAGTAACACTCCGTGTTCCGCTCCAATCTCGTCACAGAATTTTTTAAACAGCCGCTGATTCAATGCACGTCCACGAATGAAGTTGACTGTTTGCACAACTATTCCCATCGCTTCTTTCAGTATCTTTGGCAAGGTTTTGGATGCTAGAGCTTGGCGATGTAAAACACAGTGGGTGGTGAGCACATGTGGAGCTTTCTCTTTGACTATAGCAACGAATCCAGATATCTTGCCAATCAGGGCAGGAGCGCCATCCGTACAAATAGACCCAATCAAATCCCATGCCAGCTCATGACGATCAAAGAAAGATTGGATCAGCTTGAATACGTCAACTGCTTTGGTTGTGGTTTCGAGTCGTTCACAGAATAAAAACTCTTCCTTGATGTTCTTTTCATGTACATATCGTACAAATACAAGCAATTGACTGTGGTTTGAAACGTCAGTTGATTCATCGATCTGCATGCTGATTTTTGCAGGACTTTGTTTTATCTCGCTGACAACTTGGGTTATTATGTTCTGACTCATGTCTTTAATTCTCTGGTGCACAGTGTCGTTGGACACGGATACCTGACTTAATTTCTTCGCGGCATCCTCTCCCAGCACAATTTTAGCCATCTCTAGCGCACAGGGTTTCACGAGAGTCTCCCCAATTGTGTGTGGCTTCTTTTCTCTGGCAATCATGTACGAAACTTTGTAGGAGGCTTCCAGAAGAGGTTTTCTTGGAGCAGAAAACCCATATGATGAAAGAGTTGCTTTCTGATCATAACGAACTCTTTTCAACTTAAAAGCCTCAATTGATGTGCCAACATGATCTTTGTGTTTGCTTTCGAGATGTTCCTTCAGTCCTGatggcttcaaatttccattgCTCATTACCAAATTGCACAGCATGCACTGGGGTCTATCTATTCCATCTCGTTCTGTCAGACAGGTGAAGCCAAAACCAACTGTAGGACGGGGTTTAGGGTGGTCGCGGGATTGTGATGATGGCATGGACCACCATGAACGTTTATCATTGGTGTGGTGGACGGAGGGGCGAGCAGGTGGGAGAAAAGGTGGAGTCTTGGGGTTTGGAAAAGCCGGGACGAGATCAGGATTGGACGGCCGAGGTGATGGGGTGAGAGCAACTGTATTGTCTTGGGTTGGATCAGGAAGAGGCGAAGTTGAAATAGGATGGTCCTCAAAAGAATTGAAGGATAAATACTGAAAGTAATAGTTCTTCATGGAATAATTTGTCAAGTGATGTAGAGCGTTCTTGAGgttcttgaaaaaaggaagGGAGAAGAGCAGAGATTGATTAGGAATGGCGAAGCCGTTTACATAGTTCCTGTTGGAGGTCAGCGCTGGAAAAGGCATCCAAGGTGGACGTGCGGGTAGAGGTTGGGTCCAcggaagaagaggatgattTGGTCCCGTGTCGACCCCTTTTCGACCTTGGCGCATTCGCAAATGAAGGCACGGGAAGATCGACGGACAAATGCAGGCAGGAGAGAAGGTGGAGTCTTGGGGTTTGGAAAAGCCGGGACGAGATCAGGATTGGACGGCCGAGGTGATGGGGTGAGAGCAACTGCATTGTTCTGGGGTGGATTGGGAAGAGGCGAAGTTGAAATAGGATCGTCCCCAAGAGATGTCGGGACCACCAGAGGAGTTGAGATCGGGGGAGGTTCATCCGTCGAGAAAGACAGTTGGGGATGAGACTGGTAAAATGAAGTGGGTGGTGTAGGCAAGTCACCAAAACACTGGCCAACGGAGAGGACAAGGGAATCCTGTAGCAGATCCCGGCGTTCCTCTTGACTGATGTGGAGCTCGAGTTCGACGGGGCTCCCAGACGGGGTGTTTCGCAACTGCATTGACAGCGTGAATGGGCAGGGAATTGTCCGAATACCCGGGGAGATGGGTCAAGAAACCGCTGATTCAAGAGGTTTGGTAAgagccatgatgatgatgctatGTTGTTGTGTTGAGGTAGAAACGGAGACTGATGGAGAAACACCAATCAGTCTACAAAAATATACATTTGGGAGAGGAGAGCTATGGATACAGTATAGCTTCGTCCCACGGGGAGGTCGGCGTTAAAGGCTCATATGCGTACACCAAGATTGGATTGAGATCCAAAGGCGTTCGCAGCACGATGGGGGTCAGCTTAACCCTTTTGTGCCAAGGTGTATGCGTTGGGAATGCTCCGATGTCGGACCAAATGATGTCCCGCTTGGCGTCCTCTGGTGCAGAGTGGACGTTCCACGCCACAACAGAAGCCATGTGCCGATATNGAGTCCCATACCCCCAGCATTTGGGTCTCATACCCCCAAGGGGTATGGATACCCCCGGTTAAGAACCCCTGCTCTAGACATTTAATTCCAGTAAGCCTCAGGCGGATCTGAGGTCGATTATCGCCCTCACATAGGAGCATAGCATCAGCTTGCTTAGCACTCTACACTATGATTTCCGAGAACCGACGAAATAGGGGAAGTCAGAGAGAGAAACCGCTCGATAAGTACGGTCATTCTGATCGACGAAGAGAGAGGGAAGACCACATTTTGGGACAACAGAAGGGAAGAATAATGAAGTTGAAGTTTGACAAGAGAATGGGTTTGCTGAACATGCTAACATTTCAGCTACTGTCATGCATACCAACCGGGACATgtgtaacgctcgaatcaagtcttgATGAGATCAAGAAACGAGACTTCGTAATACCTAAAGaacctaaagaaatgaaagaagtgttggtctcggtggtaagtcgtagactgccctTTATTCATGATAAACATAGCTTTATATACACAATTGGAAcggagaaaaggaggagcttaaggcagGAAAGAGGAGGGGCTTAAAGCGCGTGTCGCAGCATGTTGGAGAGTAGAGTTTCTCTTTGGTATCGGGGtatggttctctcatgacgatgcttttgttcgtatacatgccctGTGACAAGGTAAAAGGAACCTTGTcaccttgtcaacaaagaagaaccggaaGCTTCGCATGAGAGACCCCGTTAATGAATGTTGCTAGCAGAATGTACAGATTTACAAATACTTGTACTCATGAAAGCAAGTCCAGGTGTCAAAGAAAGCTATTCGTGTAATACAGGATAAGATGGGAACATTTAGATATAGAATGAGAATCGGATGAGAATTGAATGAAAGTAATAGTTCTTCATGGAATGTCTTCTGAGGGATGTAGAGCACTCTTGGGACAAGAGGCTTTCATACAGAAACAATGGAGAAGAAGTCCACAAGTTCCTTGAGAAAGGAAGGTAGTAGAGCTGAGGTTGATTAGGAACGGCGAAGCCGTTTACATAGATCCCGTTCGAGGTCAGCGCTGGAAAAGGCCTCCAAGTCGGACGTGCGGGTAGAGGTTGGGTCCacagaagaagaggacgactTGGTCCTTGGTCTACTTCTTTTCGACCTTGGCGCATTTGCAAACGAAGACAGGGGAAGATCGATGGGCAAGTGCTTTCCGAAAGAGGAGCAATGGGGCGTTCGGGAAGAGGGCCCACCACGTGGGCGTATCTTGGTACGACCAGGATGTGAGAGTCTAGGATCCGATGGCGCCTCCTGTAGTGTTGGGGAGGAGGAACGGTGAGTTGTAGGACGGGGTTTAGGGTGGTCGCGGGATTGTGATGATGGCATGGACCACCATGAACGTTTATCATTGGTGTGGTGGACGGAGGGGCGAGCAGGTGGGAGAAAAGGTGGAGTCTTGGGGTTTGGAAAAGCCGGGACGAGATCAGGATTGGACGGCCGAGGTGATGGGGTGAGAGCAACTGTATTGTCTTGGGTTGGATCAGGAAGAGGCGAAGTTGAAATAGGATGGTCCTCAAAAGAATTGAAGGATAAATACTGAAAGTAATAGTTCTTCATGGAATAATTTGTCAAGTGATGTAGAGCGTTCTTGAGgttcttgaaaaaaggaagGGAGAAGAGCAGAGATTGATTAGGAATGGCGAAGCCGTTTACATAGTTCCTGTTGGAGGTCAGCGCTGGAAAAGGCATCCAAGGTGGACGTGCGGGTAGAGGTTGGGTCCAcggaagaagaggatgattTGGTCCCGTGTCGACCCCTTTTCGACCTTGGCGCATTCGCAAATGAAGGCACGGGAAGATCGACGGACAAATGCAGGCAGGAGAGAAGGTGGAGTCTTGGGGTTTGGAAAAGCCGGGACGAGATCAGGATTGGACGGCCGAGGTGATGGGGTGAGAGCAACTGCATTGTTCTGGGGTGGATTGGGAAGAGGCGAAGTTGAAATAGGATCGTCCCCAAGAGATGTCGGGACCACCAGAGGAGTTGAGATCGGGGGAGGTTCATCCGTCGAGAAAGACAGTTGGGGATGAGACTGGTAAAATGAAGTGGGTGGTGTAGGCAAGTCACCAAAACACTGGCCAACGGAGAGGACAAGGGAATCCTGTAGCAGATCCCGGCGTTCCTCTTGACTGATGTGGAGCTCGAGTTCGACGGGGCTCCCAGACGGGGTGTTTCGCAACTGCATTGACAGCGTGAATGGGCAGGGAATTGTCCGAATACCCGGGGAGATGGGTCAAGAAACCGCTGATTCAAGAGGTTTGGTAAgagccatgatgatgatgctatGTTGTTGTGTTGAGGTAGAAACGGAGACTGATGGAGAAACACCAATCAGTCTACAAAAATATACATTTGGGCCACGAAAGCAGCTACGGGAGAGGAGAGCTATGGATACAGTATAGCTTCGTCCCACGGGGAGGTCGGCGTTAAAGGCTCATATGCGTACACCAAGATTGGATTGAGATCCAAAGGCGTTCGCAGCACAATGGGGGTCAGCTTAACCCTTTCGTGCCAAGGTGTATGCGTTGGGAATGCTCCGATGTTGGACCAAATGATGTCCCGCTTGGCGTCCTCTGGTGCAGAGTGGACGTTCCACGCCACAACAGAAGCCATGTGCCGATACATACTTGCTTTGCCCCACTTTCATAACAGAATGGGGATTGAAAAAATACGCAGTGGTTGGGGTTGTCGTTTTTGTGGCACCACATACGGCGACGGcccattgatttgaaaaagggCAACTTGGAAATAGGCGGTGATACATTCAACCAGAGAACTCGTCACATCGGAGGCGGGTTGTTTCTCAATGATCCGACGCCACAACTTCGTTAGAACAACGGGGTAGCATCTGGCACTGGTTCTTTTCTGCAAATTGTCGTCCCAATATATCTGACAATCCTCTTCCACGCCATCCCAAGGAAGCGCGTCCATGACTTGAAGCCATTGTTCAGTAGTAGCATTGGGAACTGAAAGAGAAAATAGCAATTAGGTGCCGTGAGGTATAGCTCGTTAGAACTGATGAGTTAGAAATAATGTTTGTGTCCAAGGTTGATCACACCTAAGGACACCTGCACGTTATGGGGCACCGACTGGGGAGTCGGAGAGTTCATGAATAAAAAGGCCTGAAACAAAAGGTTGTGGAATGCGGGTATCAACTGCGTCCCGCCAAATATGAGCAAAGGGAATCCAGAGCATCCTTGTCATATCTTGAACGTTCATAACTGGGGCACGTGAAGTCAATATATGAGCACGGAATCATTTGTCTTCCTTTTGTAGGGCATCGCGTCACTTTGGATCACGGAATAGTTGACTTCTGTTTCAGGGCATCGCGGAAAAGTACTTCGCGGgatatcttgtcatttttgtttccttgaaTAACAAACTCCATTTTGTACTTCCACCTTTTCGAAGGTGGTTAAATTTGTCCGTGTTCCTAACGGtttgtttgtaaaaaaattggTTGTCTTCCTTTTGTAGGGCATCGCGTCACTCTGGATCACGGAATCATTGGCATCCTTTCGTAGGGCATCGCGGAATATGCTTCGCGGAATAtatttcttcatatttgtCTCTTGAATACAAACTCCATCTTGTACTTCCACCTTTTCGAAGGGTGGTTAAATCTTGACCGTGGCCACTATGGTTTTGCGAGTATAAAAAGAATGCCTGGTCCCCTTTCTTCCTTTCATGGAGGGCAGGTCAAACCTAAAGAGAGATTTGGAGCTGAAAGGGAATTTGTCCGGGAAATTGTAGAAAAATGGCATTGTGTGTcgtctgaaaagaaaaaatttGTTCGCCATGCGGATTCATGTCCACTTAGGGCGTCTGCTTTGCAGTAGAAGGGCTAAAAGAGGCGTTGAATGGTCAAGGGTGAATTAGACAGATGAAAGACTGCCCCTTATGCCACGGCGTTGAATGGAATTGAggtgatgatgattgtaaCCATTGGTGCCACACTGGATAATGTCAATGGTTGAGTGGGCTTATTGAATCTCTTTGGATGCGATTCTATTGACGGAGGACCGAGCTTAATCTTGCGGGGAGATTAGAAAGAGACCTCATGGGAGTGTAAATGAATATCCCAATTGGGGTCTaaaaagaaacgagacttAGTAATACCtaaagaaatgagagaaagTGTCTGTCTAGTTGGTATGTCGTAGACTGCCCTTAATTCATGATAAATCGGCTTTATATTACACAactggaaaagagaaaaggaggagcttaaggcagagaagaggaggggcATTAAAGCGCGTGTTCCAGGTCTGGCCGCACACACATGTTGAAGTGTAAGAGGAAGTGGGAGTGTAAAGGGGCGCGCGTCTTCATTGCGTCTTTTGGGGGCATCGCAGCATCAGCGAAGAGTGTGTTTTCTTCCTTCCTCGAACACGATGACTTTTCTTAGTGTCCCGGGACAGTAAGAGTTAGGGTGGGGTTGTATTTCG is a window from the Tigriopus californicus strain San Diego chromosome 2, Tcal_SD_v2.1, whole genome shotgun sequence genome containing:
- the LOC131891813 gene encoding protein FAM200C-like, with the protein product MPSSQSRDHPKPRPTVGFGFTCLTERDGIDRPQCMLCNLVMSNGNLKPSGLKEHLESKHKDHVGTSIEAFKLKRVRYDQKATLSSYGFSAPRKPLLEASYKVSYMIAREKKPHTIGETLVKPCALEMAKIVLGEDAAKKLSQVSVSNDTVHQRIKDMSQNIITQVVSEIKQSPAKISMQIDESTDVSNHSQLLVFVRYVHEKNIKEEFLFCERLETTTKAVDVFKLIQSFFDRHELAWDLIGSICTDGAPALIGKISGFVAIVKEKAPHVLTTHCVLHRQALASKTLPKILKEAMGIVVQTVNFIRGRALNQRLFKKFCDEIGAEHGVLLYHTEVRWLSRGSVLTRVVELQDEILEFLKHQQSPLAKHFEDEHFIVSLGYLADIFSLLNDLNTSMQGRDVDIIQARGKVVAFTRKLPIWCRRVESGNLANFPNLDNILTKDDTNDLCMESVWIQNPFSFDVSRLSDNDLAKDDFIEFQEDPRKKADFERAGMDVKQFWCEQISAYPSLAMRAMNVLVPFTTTYLCEIGFSALLNMKSKWRNRLDVSDDMRVALSATVPRFDVLIA